A genome region from Methylohalobius crimeensis 10Ki includes the following:
- a CDS encoding carbon-nitrogen hydrolase family protein translates to MTDKRQPTMLDNPRSRLEVRNATLRDVPEIASLIDRVYAGTGMTGYSAGSLIGQINNFPEGQFAAMVEDRVVGYCATFRISGELALKPHTWEEITGHGYASRHDPEGEWLYGMEVCVDPRYRGYRIGQRLYNARKRLCQDLGLKGIVFVGRLPTLARRIRRFAGVEEYVEQVQQKQQRDPVLSFQLRNGFEVIGVIPRYLDADRESLGYGVHLVWHNPKVPEETPTGRRKRYGRRLPDTIRVGAVQYMQRRVISFDEFLGFIEYFVDVVADYKGDFVVFPEMFALQVLSIEDQELDPAVSIEALTKYTPRFKEALRNLAIRYNINIIGGSHPTRMPNGRVENIAYVFLRDGAIYEQPKIHPTPNEVYWWNIEGGNTLNAIETDCGPIGVLICYDAEFPELTRHLADQGVQILFVPFCTDERQSYLRVRYCGQARAVENQFYVVMAGNVGNLPNVSNMDIQYAQSCILTPCDFPFARDGIAADTTPNVEMVAIADLRPETLQMARNNGTVQNLRDRRHDLYSVRWRGK, encoded by the coding sequence ATGACCGACAAAAGACAACCCACCATGCTCGACAATCCCCGCAGCCGCCTCGAGGTGCGCAACGCCACCTTGCGCGACGTGCCGGAGATCGCTTCCCTGATCGATCGGGTCTATGCCGGCACCGGAATGACGGGGTATTCGGCGGGCTCGTTGATCGGCCAGATCAATAATTTTCCCGAAGGCCAGTTCGCCGCGATGGTGGAGGATCGGGTGGTGGGCTATTGCGCCACTTTCCGCATCAGTGGAGAACTCGCGCTCAAGCCCCATACCTGGGAGGAAATTACCGGCCATGGTTATGCCTCGCGTCACGATCCGGAGGGCGAGTGGCTGTACGGGATGGAGGTTTGCGTCGATCCCCGCTATCGGGGCTATCGCATCGGGCAACGGCTTTACAACGCGCGCAAGCGCCTGTGTCAGGATCTGGGATTGAAGGGAATCGTGTTTGTGGGCCGCCTGCCGACCCTGGCGCGGCGGATCCGCCGGTTCGCCGGCGTGGAAGAATACGTGGAGCAGGTACAGCAAAAGCAACAGCGCGATCCGGTGTTGTCGTTTCAACTCCGCAACGGCTTCGAGGTGATCGGGGTGATTCCCCGTTATCTCGACGCCGACCGAGAATCCCTCGGCTACGGGGTCCATCTGGTCTGGCATAACCCCAAGGTGCCCGAGGAGACGCCCACCGGACGCCGCAAACGCTACGGTCGCCGTCTGCCCGACACCATTCGGGTCGGCGCCGTCCAATACATGCAGCGGCGGGTGATTTCCTTCGACGAATTTCTCGGATTCATCGAGTATTTCGTCGATGTGGTGGCCGACTACAAGGGGGACTTTGTGGTCTTTCCGGAAATGTTCGCCCTGCAGGTATTGTCCATCGAGGATCAGGAACTGGATCCGGCCGTTTCCATCGAGGCGCTCACCAAGTACACCCCGCGCTTCAAAGAAGCGCTCCGAAATCTGGCCATCCGCTACAACATCAACATCATCGGCGGTTCCCATCCCACGCGGATGCCCAACGGGCGGGTGGAAAACATCGCCTACGTCTTCCTGCGGGACGGAGCGATTTACGAGCAGCCCAAGATCCATCCCACCCCCAACGAGGTGTATTGGTGGAACATCGAGGGCGGCAACACCCTCAACGCCATCGAGACCGACTGCGGCCCGATCGGAGTCCTCATCTGCTACGACGCGGAATTCCCGGAACTGACGCGGCATCTGGCCGATCAAGGTGTGCAGATCCTGTTCGTGCCGTTTTGCACCGACGAGCGTCAATCCTACTTGCGGGTCCGCTATTGCGGCCAGGCGCGGGCGGTGGAAAATCAGTTCTACGTGGTCATGGCGGGCAACGTGGGCAACCTGCCCAATGTTTCCAACATGGATATTCAATATGCCCAAAGCTGCATTCTGACGCCCTGCGATTTCCCCTTCGCCCGCGACGGCATCGCCGCCGACACCACCCCCAACGTGGAAATGGTGGCGATTGCCGATTTGCGGCCCGAGACCCTGCAAATGGCGCGCAACAATGGTACCGTGCAGAACCTGCGCGATCGCCGCCACGATTTGTACAGCGTTCGCTGGCGGGGAAAGTGA
- a CDS encoding patatin-like phospholipase family protein produces MATKLGLALSGGGFRASFYHIGVLAQMAEQGLLRHVEVISAVSGGSIIAALYYLHLKKLLESKPDDQIEDADYVQIMETIERDFFKAVETNLRMQTFSSFAANWEMRRADYSRSDRMAELYNKHFYRPILSKSGPIEMRELKIHPPGFPHFHPHYHNYCRKAKVPILILNATTLNTGRDWQFTARTMGEPMRHDDQGQSDYEESDNIPIRLRRARPGYDNMVPRQQNFTLGDAVAASACVPGLFHPLAVSELYRDGDDPIRVQLVDGGVHDNQGIGALRDESCTYFVVSDASGQMAFDHLPDTSTVPVLLRTASVLQDRVRGGNLNRLFETWGRDHVAFTYLRKGLAIRELSWIGPNGQPAEPDRTVGPFTKDYGVAAEVQERLADIRTDLDAFSEVEANSLMLDGFLASQQELARLGKALSYPEPATGEPPQWQFRQIRPWMENGGEDYLHQLEVARYQVGKPLLLIPWLLAVTVLAAIVGLILLWPELMAGLNSSLSVAAIVATLVVVLIDYLGRRLAHLKTLHKLAQVIVMLKYLRTPLAFYQAVKRFLLRSALPLLGTVFVQGYLRFINPLFLRRGSLERLKKVNPMKD; encoded by the coding sequence ATGGCGACCAAACTTGGCCTGGCATTATCCGGCGGTGGATTCCGTGCATCCTTTTACCACATCGGCGTGTTGGCGCAAATGGCCGAACAAGGCCTGCTTCGCCATGTGGAAGTAATCAGTGCGGTATCGGGCGGTTCCATCATCGCCGCCTTGTATTACCTGCATCTCAAAAAACTTCTGGAATCGAAGCCGGATGATCAAATCGAAGACGCCGACTATGTCCAGATCATGGAAACCATCGAGCGCGATTTCTTCAAAGCCGTGGAAACCAATTTGCGTATGCAAACCTTTTCCAGCTTCGCCGCCAATTGGGAAATGCGCCGCGCCGATTATTCCCGCTCGGACCGGATGGCCGAATTGTACAACAAGCACTTCTACCGCCCGATACTGAGTAAATCCGGCCCCATCGAGATGCGGGAGCTGAAAATCCATCCGCCGGGTTTCCCTCATTTCCATCCCCACTACCACAATTATTGCCGCAAGGCGAAAGTCCCCATCCTGATCCTCAACGCCACCACCCTCAATACCGGGCGCGATTGGCAGTTCACCGCCCGGACCATGGGCGAGCCCATGCGCCATGACGATCAAGGTCAATCCGACTACGAGGAAAGCGACAATATTCCCATTCGCCTGCGCCGTGCCCGACCCGGCTACGACAACATGGTCCCCCGCCAGCAGAATTTCACCTTGGGGGATGCGGTGGCCGCATCCGCTTGCGTCCCGGGCTTGTTTCACCCGCTCGCCGTCAGCGAACTTTACCGCGACGGCGACGACCCTATCCGAGTCCAACTGGTGGACGGCGGCGTCCACGACAACCAGGGAATCGGCGCGTTGCGTGACGAGAGTTGCACCTATTTCGTGGTCAGCGACGCTTCCGGGCAAATGGCGTTCGACCACCTACCGGACACCTCCACGGTACCGGTCCTGCTCCGTACCGCCTCCGTTCTCCAGGACCGGGTCCGCGGCGGAAATCTGAACCGCCTGTTCGAGACTTGGGGACGAGATCACGTGGCCTTCACCTATCTCCGCAAGGGACTCGCCATTCGCGAACTGTCCTGGATCGGTCCGAACGGCCAACCGGCCGAACCGGATCGGACGGTCGGTCCTTTCACCAAGGATTACGGGGTCGCTGCGGAGGTCCAGGAACGCCTCGCCGATATCCGCACCGACCTGGACGCCTTCAGCGAGGTGGAAGCCAATTCATTGATGCTGGACGGCTTTCTCGCCAGCCAGCAGGAACTGGCGCGTTTGGGGAAGGCACTCAGTTATCCCGAACCCGCGACCGGGGAGCCGCCCCAATGGCAATTCCGGCAAATCCGGCCCTGGATGGAAAACGGCGGCGAGGATTATCTGCACCAGCTCGAGGTCGCTCGATACCAGGTGGGCAAACCCTTGCTCTTGATTCCCTGGTTGTTGGCGGTAACCGTTCTGGCGGCGATAGTGGGATTGATTCTGCTGTGGCCGGAACTGATGGCGGGACTGAACTCGAGTCTGTCGGTGGCCGCCATCGTCGCCACCTTGGTTGTCGTGTTAATCGATTATTTGGGACGCAGACTGGCGCACCTGAAAACCCTGCACAAACTGGCGCAAGTCATCGTAATGCTTAAATATCTACGGACGCCGCTGGCATTCTATCAAGCCGTCAAGCGTTTCCTGCTCCGCTCCGCCCTGCCTTTGCTGGGGACCGTTTTCGTCCAGGGTTACCTGCGGTTCATCAATCCCCTCTTCCTACGGCGCGGCAGTCTGGAAAGGCTGAAAAAGGTCAATCCTATGAAAGACTGA
- the recC gene encoding exodeoxyribonuclease V subunit gamma, whose translation MFALHTANRTEILFEQLSVVMAQYAYGPFDPVRFLIQGRGMERWLQMGLAQTDGVWAHGRFDFPNRFFGALAAALGLRLNDETFDRGRMAWLLDDLLKQPRFQEDPLLQRYLAGPGPALRRFQLARQLANLFDQYQIQRVDWLSAWQAGEAAQCREMGRDMERWQAALWRALYARLGGHRGQLWGQLIERLRRPVPEGLLPPALHLFGIGFLPPLMLEVLAALSRQTDVHLFLLSPVAGYWADLPGKRSLAMRMAGTDPEADWDGLDHPLLVALGKRGAQFQRLVLEHLEPALESEGYFRHDPPRNLLQHLQNDLAAGRLSMPAECLPVGIHLHRCHTHLREVEVVRNEILTRLARDASLRLEDIAVMAPDIGAYQPYIEAVFQDVPHHIADRTLGHSNPLLEVLIEALELIDGRFEWDRVLALFGRPPVRDRFGHSATELPRLERWVVDSATRWGLDAEQRAAEGVPGSDHNTWRMGVDRLLLGWMLAGEVAWQGTVPYPDIEGQWGAAALGLADFVRRLQAWWRRWQTSRPPIRWAEELTEFIDDLFIDSADTLAARQALAELFAALPGDADYDDGVPLALIIDWLRSRVDEEYQQRGFLSGGVTFCTLLPMRAVPFRITLVMGMDDGAFPRRETPPAFDLIARHPRLGDRERRQEQRYQFLEVLLSTRQELILTYRGLTPEKSEPLPPAQVVTELIDTLGRYRLDPNSWIEDHPSHPFHPRYFTESAAAPSQDGEDFEVARALLAPRTEVRFWPSGWTVEGEPPDPLPLSELLAFYADAQNWFCRSRLGLTLDGRDVLPEAREPFAADGLTTWRMRCELLDSEQPPAAVLERWQQAGEWPQGVAGQIPFSALQAEARALRQAVQACNAGEARFEDRHEVVIDGMRLTGTIAQRHSRGSVFVEPGKLKGKHLVRVWLQHLFKQSFSETPTWLVALNPDPKKSGVTVWRFDPRENWAQRFQPWLAHFRGGWSRPSPWLPEWGYRWLEIYKKPTHRKKSEDLQAVWRNKIGDKIPSEAFALLFGDALSEDFVRECWPLYETLLHAVPWGEE comes from the coding sequence ATGTTCGCTCTCCATACCGCCAACCGTACCGAGATTCTATTCGAGCAGCTTTCCGTGGTGATGGCGCAGTACGCCTACGGTCCGTTCGATCCGGTCCGTTTCTTGATTCAGGGGCGCGGCATGGAGCGCTGGCTGCAAATGGGTTTGGCGCAGACGGACGGGGTTTGGGCCCATGGGCGGTTCGATTTCCCTAACCGTTTTTTCGGTGCACTGGCGGCGGCTCTGGGACTGCGTTTGAACGACGAGACATTCGACCGCGGCCGCATGGCGTGGTTGCTCGATGATCTGCTCAAACAGCCCCGCTTTCAGGAAGACCCGCTGCTTCAGCGTTATCTGGCCGGCCCCGGCCCGGCGTTGCGCCGTTTCCAATTGGCCCGGCAGTTGGCCAACCTATTCGACCAGTATCAAATCCAGCGGGTGGATTGGCTTTCGGCCTGGCAGGCGGGGGAGGCGGCCCAGTGCCGGGAGATGGGACGGGACATGGAGCGCTGGCAGGCAGCTCTGTGGCGGGCATTGTACGCACGCCTCGGCGGCCACCGCGGCCAACTTTGGGGGCAACTGATCGAACGCCTTCGGCGGCCGGTTCCGGAAGGCCTGTTGCCGCCGGCATTGCATTTGTTCGGGATCGGCTTTCTGCCCCCGCTGATGCTCGAGGTACTCGCGGCGCTGTCTCGGCAGACCGATGTCCATTTGTTCCTCCTCAGCCCGGTGGCAGGTTATTGGGCCGATCTGCCCGGCAAGCGTAGTCTGGCGATGCGGATGGCCGGGACGGACCCCGAAGCGGACTGGGACGGGCTGGACCATCCCCTCTTGGTAGCCTTGGGCAAGCGCGGCGCTCAATTCCAGCGCCTGGTGCTGGAACACTTGGAACCGGCGTTGGAGTCGGAAGGCTATTTCCGTCACGATCCGCCCCGCAATTTGCTCCAACACCTGCAAAACGATCTGGCCGCCGGACGGCTGAGCATGCCCGCCGAGTGCTTGCCGGTCGGAATCCATCTGCACCGTTGCCATACCCACTTGCGCGAAGTGGAGGTGGTGCGCAACGAAATTCTGACCCGTTTGGCCCGAGATGCTTCCCTGCGTCTGGAGGACATCGCCGTGATGGCGCCGGACATCGGCGCCTATCAGCCCTACATCGAAGCGGTGTTTCAAGACGTGCCCCATCATATCGCCGACCGCACGCTGGGCCACTCCAATCCGCTTTTGGAGGTGTTGATCGAAGCCTTGGAATTGATCGACGGCCGTTTCGAATGGGACCGGGTGCTGGCGTTGTTCGGCCGTCCGCCGGTACGCGATCGCTTCGGCCACAGCGCCACCGAACTGCCGCGCTTGGAGCGCTGGGTGGTGGACAGCGCCACCCGCTGGGGGCTGGACGCCGAGCAGCGCGCCGCCGAGGGCGTGCCCGGGAGCGATCACAATACCTGGCGGATGGGCGTTGACCGGTTGCTGTTGGGCTGGATGCTGGCCGGGGAAGTCGCCTGGCAAGGGACGGTTCCCTACCCCGACATCGAAGGTCAATGGGGCGCTGCGGCCCTCGGTTTGGCCGATTTCGTGCGCCGTCTGCAAGCCTGGTGGCGACGCTGGCAAACCTCCCGGCCTCCGATCCGGTGGGCGGAGGAGTTGACCGAATTCATCGACGATTTGTTCATCGATTCGGCCGACACCCTGGCGGCGCGCCAGGCATTGGCGGAGCTGTTTGCCGCCTTACCCGGGGACGCCGATTACGACGATGGCGTGCCGCTGGCCTTGATCATCGACTGGCTGCGCTCGCGGGTGGACGAGGAGTACCAGCAGCGCGGCTTCCTCAGCGGCGGCGTCACCTTCTGCACCCTCCTGCCGATGCGCGCGGTGCCGTTCCGGATCACCCTGGTCATGGGGATGGACGACGGGGCCTTTCCGCGCCGGGAAACGCCGCCCGCTTTCGACCTGATCGCCCGCCATCCCCGTCTCGGCGACCGCGAGCGGCGGCAGGAGCAGCGTTATCAATTTCTGGAAGTATTGCTTTCCACCCGCCAGGAATTGATTCTCACCTATCGGGGTCTGACCCCGGAAAAAAGCGAGCCGCTGCCGCCGGCGCAGGTGGTGACCGAGCTGATCGACACCCTGGGTCGTTACCGTCTCGATCCGAACAGTTGGATCGAAGATCATCCCTCCCATCCCTTCCATCCTCGTTATTTCACCGAGTCCGCTGCGGCGCCTAGCCAGGATGGGGAGGATTTCGAGGTGGCCCGAGCCCTCTTGGCGCCTCGGACCGAGGTGCGTTTCTGGCCATCGGGTTGGACGGTCGAGGGAGAGCCGCCCGATCCTCTACCGCTGAGCGAGCTATTGGCCTTCTACGCCGATGCCCAAAACTGGTTCTGCCGGAGTCGATTGGGATTGACCCTGGACGGTCGCGACGTCCTGCCCGAAGCCCGCGAACCTTTTGCCGCGGACGGGTTAACCACATGGCGAATGCGGTGTGAATTGCTTGATTCCGAGCAACCGCCGGCGGCCGTTCTCGAACGCTGGCAGCAGGCCGGGGAATGGCCGCAGGGGGTTGCCGGGCAGATTCCGTTCAGCGCCCTTCAGGCCGAGGCGAGGGCCTTGCGTCAAGCGGTGCAGGCCTGCAACGCGGGGGAGGCACGTTTCGAAGATCGGCACGAGGTGGTCATCGACGGTATGCGGCTGACGGGGACGATCGCCCAACGCCATTCCCGCGGCAGCGTCTTTGTCGAGCCCGGTAAACTGAAGGGCAAGCACCTGGTGCGCGTCTGGCTTCAGCATCTATTCAAGCAATCGTTTTCCGAGACGCCGACCTGGTTGGTGGCCTTGAATCCGGATCCAAAAAAGAGCGGGGTGACGGTCTGGCGATTCGATCCCCGGGAAAATTGGGCCCAACGATTCCAGCCGTGGCTGGCCCATTTTCGAGGGGGTTGGTCGAGGCCGTCGCCTTGGCTGCCGGAATGGGGGTATCGCTGGCTCGAAATCTACAAAAAGCCCACCCATCGAAAAAAGTCCGAGGATCTGCAAGCTGTTTGGCGAAATAAAATAGGAGACAAAATACCTTCCGAAGCGTTTGCCCTCTTGTTCGGCGATGCCTTGTCCGAAGACTTCGTCCGGGAATGTTGGCCGCTTTACGAAACTCTGCTGCACGCGGTACCGTGGGGGGAGGAATAG
- a CDS encoding type II toxin-antitoxin system Phd/YefM family antitoxin, with amino-acid sequence MINVTISELRANLLKYLKIAQQGERITVTSKGLPLATLTAPVTQRNEAKTKLDKLAETAEIHDVVSPTIESWEVMR; translated from the coding sequence ATGATAAACGTCACCATCAGCGAACTTAGGGCCAACTTACTGAAATATTTAAAAATAGCGCAACAAGGCGAACGGATTACCGTCACCTCAAAAGGTTTGCCTTTGGCCACTTTAACCGCCCCAGTTACTCAACGCAATGAGGCGAAGACCAAACTCGACAAACTGGCTGAGACGGCTGAAATCCATGATGTCGTTTCCCCGACGATCGAAAGTTGGGAAGTCATGCGGTGA
- a CDS encoding BCCT family transporter codes for MYRLQHFLGLQVIPAVFFTAAGLAVAFVALAIAFEQPVAVFFGDLTRWIATYLGWFYILTVTGLLLFLLWLAFSRYGAIRLGGDQSLPDFDNLTWFMMLFAAGIGTILMFWGVAEPISHFADPPLAGVEAGGRDAAKLAMTFALYHFGLHTWSIFAVPALAIGYFAYRHQLPMRISSLFYPLLGERTAGPVGWAIDVVAVIGTLFGVATSLGLGALQLNSGLNYLFGLPVSGTSQVVLITAITAIASTSVALGLERGIRRLSQINILLACVLLLFVWFAGPTLFITNGLVESIGAYLEALPWLAFWTEAYQETHWQQQWTLFYWAWTISWAPYVGIFIARISRGRTIREFVGGVLLAPTLFTVLWFAVFGLSAIDLEWHGQVGLAAQVREDVSVAVFSFLAHYPLASIVSGLGVVIIVIFFTTSSDSASLVIDMLTRRDDQPSQVHQRVFWAAAQGAVAATLLLVGGFAALQNVITSLGLPFCGLLIFMAVSLLRTLRADYRGYSVQELVRGRAFPVVEITEAEEGSNDVSQDSDRYRT; via the coding sequence GTGTACCGACTGCAACATTTCTTGGGGCTGCAGGTTATTCCGGCGGTGTTTTTTACCGCAGCCGGCTTGGCGGTGGCGTTCGTGGCGCTGGCGATCGCCTTCGAACAACCCGTGGCGGTTTTTTTCGGCGATCTGACCCGCTGGATCGCGACCTATCTGGGCTGGTTCTATATCCTCACCGTCACCGGATTGCTGCTATTTCTGCTATGGCTGGCCTTCAGTCGCTACGGCGCCATCCGGCTCGGCGGTGATCAATCGCTGCCGGATTTCGACAACCTCACTTGGTTCATGATGCTTTTCGCCGCCGGCATCGGGACCATCCTCATGTTCTGGGGGGTGGCCGAGCCGATCTCCCATTTTGCCGACCCGCCGCTGGCAGGGGTCGAGGCGGGCGGAAGAGACGCGGCGAAATTGGCGATGACATTCGCCTTGTATCATTTCGGTCTGCATACCTGGAGCATTTTCGCGGTGCCCGCCCTGGCCATCGGCTATTTCGCCTATCGCCATCAACTGCCCATGCGCATCAGCAGTTTGTTTTATCCCCTATTGGGGGAGCGGACGGCGGGACCCGTCGGCTGGGCCATCGACGTGGTGGCGGTCATCGGGACACTATTCGGGGTGGCCACGTCCCTGGGATTGGGCGCACTACAGCTCAACAGCGGTCTCAATTACCTTTTCGGCTTGCCGGTGAGCGGCACCTCTCAAGTCGTGTTGATCACAGCCATCACTGCGATTGCGAGCACTTCCGTCGCATTGGGGCTGGAGCGTGGCATTCGCCGTTTGTCCCAGATCAACATTCTGCTGGCATGCGTTTTACTGTTGTTCGTCTGGTTCGCCGGGCCGACCTTGTTCATCACCAACGGCTTGGTGGAGAGCATCGGCGCCTACCTGGAGGCGCTGCCGTGGCTGGCTTTCTGGACCGAGGCCTATCAAGAGACGCATTGGCAGCAACAATGGACCTTGTTTTACTGGGCGTGGACGATTTCCTGGGCGCCGTATGTGGGGATTTTCATCGCCCGCATTTCTAGGGGGCGCACCATCCGTGAGTTCGTGGGCGGCGTGCTGTTGGCGCCCACGTTGTTTACCGTGCTGTGGTTCGCGGTGTTCGGTTTGTCGGCGATCGATCTGGAATGGCACGGGCAGGTAGGTTTGGCCGCCCAGGTACGGGAGGATGTGTCGGTGGCGGTATTTTCCTTTCTGGCGCATTATCCCTTGGCATCGATTGTGTCGGGGCTGGGCGTGGTGATCATCGTAATCTTTTTCACCACCTCTTCGGATTCCGCGTCCTTGGTGATCGATATGCTGACCCGCCGGGACGACCAACCATCCCAGGTACATCAGCGAGTATTCTGGGCGGCGGCGCAAGGGGCCGTCGCCGCCACTTTGCTGCTTGTCGGCGGCTTCGCCGCGTTGCAGAATGTGATTACGAGTCTGGGTTTGCCGTTCTGCGGCCTACTGATATTCATGGCGGTGTCCCTGCTGCGGACTTTGCGCGCCGACTACCGGGGTTACTCCGTTCAGGAGTTGGTCAGGGGACGCGCATTCCCCGTAGTGGAAATAACCGAAGCCGAGGAGGGGAGCAACGATGTATCACAAGATTCTGATCGCTATCGCACCTGA
- a CDS encoding type II toxin-antitoxin system VapC family toxin encodes MILLDTCAIIWDALDPGKLTPKAEKSIKNAECDLIICDISIWEISMLIKRNRLVIEDTPAEFIKLVLQARNFQIQEITPEIAELSVNFGPEINSDPADRLIAATSILLNAPVVTADQNLREATILQTIW; translated from the coding sequence GTGATATTGCTCGATACTTGCGCGATTATCTGGGATGCGCTCGATCCGGGAAAACTGACGCCAAAAGCCGAAAAATCGATTAAAAACGCAGAATGCGATTTAATCATTTGCGATATTTCCATTTGGGAAATTTCGATGCTTATAAAGCGCAATCGGCTGGTGATCGAGGACACACCTGCCGAATTTATCAAGCTTGTGCTTCAAGCACGAAATTTTCAGATTCAGGAAATTACCCCTGAAATAGCCGAACTCTCGGTAAATTTCGGTCCCGAAATCAACAGCGATCCGGCCGATCGGCTGATTGCGGCGACTTCCATCCTACTGAACGCTCCGGTCGTTACCGCCGACCAAAACCTCAGAGAAGCAACCATTCTTCAAACCATTTGGTAA
- a CDS encoding universal stress protein: protein MYHKILIAIAPDQGPEAKAAIETGLNQLEEDGELHLATVVSPEGTAFFPHVPEQSPEELEAGARDGLDLLARKYLPLNRNAQLHVAHGEAGQALVALAGSLGADLLILASQGSSPGRWTLRRNTAEYVTVNAPCPVLVLADSESRDPEEG, encoded by the coding sequence ATGTATCACAAGATTCTGATCGCTATCGCACCTGATCAGGGGCCGGAGGCAAAGGCGGCGATCGAGACCGGCCTGAACCAGCTCGAGGAGGACGGTGAGCTGCATCTGGCGACCGTGGTCAGTCCCGAAGGCACCGCGTTCTTCCCTCACGTGCCGGAACAATCGCCGGAGGAGCTGGAGGCGGGAGCACGGGACGGATTGGATCTTTTGGCGCGCAAATATCTTCCCCTCAACCGAAATGCGCAACTGCATGTGGCCCACGGCGAGGCCGGGCAGGCGCTGGTGGCGCTGGCCGGCAGTCTGGGCGCCGACCTGCTTATCCTCGCCTCCCAGGGCAGCAGCCCCGGACGTTGGACATTGCGCAGAAACACGGCCGAGTACGTGACCGTCAACGCCCCTTGTCCGGTGCTAGTGCTGGCGGATTCGGAATCCCGAGACCCCGAGGAGGGATGA